The Acidianus infernus genome window below encodes:
- a CDS encoding protein-lysine N-methyltransferase, producing MTYTPHVPYVPTPEPVVRKMLEIAKVGPEDIVYDLGCGDGRIVITAAKEFNAKKAVGIDINDERIKEALENVKKNGVEGKVIIEKGNFFDIDLSEATVVTMFLLTNVNEMLKPKLEKELKPGTRVVSHEFEMRGWTPKEVVKVEDGNMNHIVYLYVIGEHK from the coding sequence ATGACATACACACCACATGTTCCATATGTACCAACACCTGAACCAGTTGTAAGGAAAATGCTAGAAATAGCAAAAGTAGGACCAGAAGACATAGTATATGATTTAGGTTGTGGAGACGGGAGGATTGTAATAACTGCAGCAAAAGAATTTAATGCAAAAAAAGCGGTAGGCATAGATATTAACGACGAAAGAATAAAAGAAGCTTTAGAGAACGTTAAAAAGAATGGTGTTGAAGGGAAAGTAATAATCGAAAAGGGTAACTTTTTTGATATAGATCTATCAGAAGCAACAGTAGTTACAATGTTTTTATTAACAAATGTAAACGAAATGCTTAAGCCTAAATTAGAAAAAGAGCTTAAGCCAGGAACTAGAGTAGTTTCACACGAGTTCGAAATGAGAGGCTGGACTCCGAAAGAAGTAGTCAAGGTTGAAGACGGAAATATGAACCATATAGTTTACCTTTATGTTATAGGTGAACATAAGTGA
- the pgsA gene encoding archaetidylinositol phosphate synthase gives MITRLRRESKRILRPIANVLAKNGVKANEITIIGLVLSIVYFIILYISKNPLYGAILLAISSFSDALDGEVARISGTAGNKGAFLDSSLDRVEDTLFLSPLVLYFQPLLVSLLVGISLIIPYLRARAEALGIKAEGRGIIERGERIIFTMIILILIFFNFTFTIYIFYLFIVLSIVTVIQRFQLILSNLPK, from the coding sequence ATGATTACCAGATTAAGGAGGGAAAGTAAGAGGATATTAAGGCCTATAGCTAACGTATTAGCAAAAAATGGAGTAAAAGCTAACGAAATTACTATAATAGGGCTTGTCCTTTCCATTGTTTATTTTATCATATTATACATTTCAAAAAATCCACTCTACGGTGCAATATTACTTGCTATATCTTCATTTTCTGACGCATTAGACGGTGAGGTTGCAAGAATATCTGGAACAGCCGGAAACAAAGGTGCGTTTTTAGACTCTTCTCTAGATAGAGTAGAAGACACATTATTTTTAAGTCCTTTGGTACTATATTTTCAACCTTTACTAGTTTCGCTTCTTGTAGGAATTTCGCTAATTATTCCATATTTAAGAGCTAGAGCAGAAGCTTTAGGAATTAAAGCTGAGGGAAGAGGTATAATAGAAAGGGGAGAAAGAATAATCTTCACGATGATAATCCTTATTTTGATATTCTTCAATTTTACATTTACTATCTATATATTTTATCTATTTATCGTATTATCAATAGTTACCGTAATTCAAAGGTTTCAACTAATATTATCTAATCTACCAAAATAG
- a CDS encoding DNA primase regulatory subunit PriL — MAIVNTEAYPFRVSLEQVLSRYGGLSFYDVISNNGDTIKEAKERINRIIKGEDIKHYKDTKNPQLLFYSVLLILSVLGDKKIAEKVCRKEAELFAEDLEKEDEENLLEMANFLGIKVEKKKIEYHVTKGKVVLNYAIYFIDYLRLTKNLRKNSKFSLSERILKDGYVFIDRKTLLSLAKEVIYEKMMSLVKPIPLSEIPDTIRDLLFLRKGITPPCISALFKKDKKSEEELKILTVYMIDIGSSTDSIITMLKNNGIQNPEDFLNHFIKERKTRYIVYNCTQLKKMNLCVSECGVKNPLQLYFGRLDNIS, encoded by the coding sequence GTGGCAATAGTAAATACTGAAGCTTATCCATTTAGAGTCAGTTTAGAACAAGTTCTCTCAAGATATGGGGGCTTATCTTTTTACGACGTAATTTCGAATAATGGAGATACAATAAAAGAAGCTAAGGAAAGGATAAATAGGATAATTAAGGGTGAGGATATAAAACATTACAAGGACACTAAAAATCCTCAATTATTATTTTATTCCGTTCTTCTAATACTTTCAGTTCTAGGAGATAAAAAAATCGCAGAAAAAGTTTGTAGAAAAGAGGCTGAACTTTTTGCAGAGGATTTAGAGAAAGAAGACGAGGAAAATTTACTTGAAATGGCTAATTTTCTAGGAATAAAAGTTGAAAAGAAGAAAATTGAATACCATGTAACTAAGGGAAAAGTTGTTCTAAATTATGCAATTTATTTCATAGATTATCTAAGACTAACTAAAAATCTAAGGAAGAATTCTAAGTTTTCGTTATCAGAAAGAATTCTTAAAGATGGATATGTCTTTATAGATAGAAAGACATTGCTAAGCTTGGCAAAGGAAGTTATCTACGAAAAAATGATGAGCCTAGTAAAGCCAATTCCTTTGTCAGAGATCCCAGATACTATAAGGGATTTACTCTTTCTGAGAAAAGGTATAACGCCACCTTGTATTTCTGCCTTATTTAAGAAGGATAAAAAAAGCGAAGAAGAACTAAAAATTCTCACTGTTTATATGATAGATATAGGCAGTAGTACGGATTCGATAATAACTATGCTTAAAAACAACGGCATTCAAAATCCCGAGGACTTCTTAAATCATTTTATAAAAGAAAGAAAAACTAGATACATAGTTTACAACTGTACACAGCTAAAGAAAATGAACTTATGCGTATCAGAGTGCGGGGTAAAAAATCCTTTACAACTCTATTTTGGTAGATTAGATAATATTAGTTGA
- the metG gene encoding methionine--tRNA ligase — protein sequence MKIYVASAWPYVEAVPHLGNLIGSVLSADVFARYARLKYGKDNVIFVSGSDEHGTPIEVEAIKRKINPRDLTNQAHEYDKKLFLDVWKISYDNYTRTESDTHKKFVREFLLSIQDYIKVQEEEMPYCEHDKIFLPDRFIKGTCPYCGYEDARGDQCDRCGRLLSPTLLINPRCAICGSKPVIKKTKHWFFDLSQFSDKLKEWLENNKDMPDNVKSVALSWIQEGLKPRSLTRDTSWGIPAPFEGSEGKTIYVWFEALLGYISATIEYFEKSGNPDKWKEFWFGDDVKSYYFIGKDNIPFHAVIFPAMLMASKKGYKLPSVISSTEYLMYEGQKFSKSRRIGIWIDEAPKLLDVDYWRYVLIRLRPEEKDTNFLWREAIRIINTELNDDIGNYINRVITMVNRYFNGYVPNFNEDKLDDVDKKFMELVKTTPIVVSQLFEKGKLKAGSDEIIKIAREGNAYLNQKAPWDKVKNDIKVAENTLYIALNSVRTLSILLYPIIPVSAEKIYNQLGLKGIENEKWDSAGEFTLDHNHKVEQASPIFKKIDQNFEKELNEKLEKIRKELDNIRPPLLR from the coding sequence ATGAAAATTTATGTAGCATCTGCCTGGCCGTATGTTGAGGCAGTTCCGCATTTAGGAAATCTAATAGGTTCAGTACTATCGGCGGATGTTTTTGCTAGATATGCTAGATTAAAGTACGGTAAAGATAACGTAATTTTTGTAAGTGGAAGCGATGAACACGGTACACCGATAGAGGTTGAAGCAATAAAGAGGAAAATAAATCCTAGAGATTTAACTAATCAAGCTCATGAATATGATAAGAAGTTATTTCTAGATGTATGGAAAATAAGTTATGATAATTATACGAGAACAGAATCTGATACTCACAAGAAATTTGTAAGGGAATTTCTCCTAAGCATTCAAGACTATATAAAAGTTCAAGAAGAAGAAATGCCATATTGCGAGCATGATAAGATATTCTTGCCAGACCGTTTTATTAAAGGAACTTGTCCTTACTGCGGATATGAAGACGCTAGGGGAGATCAATGTGACAGATGCGGAAGGTTACTTTCGCCAACGCTTTTAATAAATCCTAGATGTGCTATATGTGGTTCAAAGCCAGTAATAAAGAAGACTAAGCATTGGTTTTTTGACTTAAGTCAATTTTCAGATAAACTAAAGGAGTGGTTAGAAAATAATAAGGACATGCCAGATAACGTAAAATCTGTAGCTTTAAGCTGGATTCAAGAAGGACTTAAACCTAGGAGCTTAACAAGGGATACATCTTGGGGAATTCCTGCACCTTTTGAAGGTTCAGAAGGTAAAACTATTTACGTTTGGTTTGAAGCTCTCCTTGGATATATTTCTGCTACTATAGAATATTTCGAAAAGTCAGGAAATCCTGACAAATGGAAGGAATTCTGGTTTGGAGATGATGTTAAAAGTTACTATTTTATAGGAAAGGATAACATACCTTTTCACGCAGTTATATTTCCTGCAATGCTCATGGCATCTAAGAAGGGTTACAAATTACCTTCAGTTATTTCGTCAACTGAATATTTAATGTATGAAGGACAAAAATTCAGTAAAAGTAGAAGGATAGGAATATGGATAGACGAGGCACCAAAGTTACTGGACGTAGATTATTGGAGGTATGTTCTAATAAGATTAAGGCCTGAAGAGAAGGATACGAACTTTTTATGGAGAGAAGCTATTAGGATAATAAATACAGAGCTTAACGACGATATTGGAAATTATATTAATAGAGTCATAACAATGGTTAATAGATACTTTAATGGATATGTGCCTAACTTTAATGAGGATAAACTAGATGATGTAGATAAGAAGTTTATGGAATTAGTTAAGACTACGCCAATCGTAGTTTCTCAACTCTTCGAGAAAGGTAAACTTAAAGCTGGAAGCGATGAAATAATAAAGATAGCAAGAGAAGGTAATGCTTATCTTAATCAGAAAGCACCGTGGGATAAGGTCAAAAATGATATTAAAGTCGCAGAAAATACGCTATATATTGCATTAAATTCCGTGAGAACTCTTTCAATTTTACTTTATCCGATAATTCCTGTCTCAGCAGAAAAGATTTACAACCAGTTAGGTTTGAAAGGAATTGAAAATGAAAAATGGGATTCCGCAGGAGAATTTACGTTAGATCATAACCACAAGGTAGAACAAGCTTCTCCGATATTTAAGAAAATTGACCAGAATTTTGAGAAGGAACTTAATGAAAAATTGGAAAAAATCAGAAAAGAATTAGATAACATTAGACCGCCTTTACTTCGATAA
- a CDS encoding V-type ATP synthase subunit I: MILPERMSRVQIIANKELLDDIVTKILKFQNFEPEEPEEPISNERFEDARRKLGIIQEHLNKFQIIMDLAGVTIEPKGKMKTGNWNKIADEVDNEATQEEEKYKELLEEIGKIKSELDLYKAQLNEVLPFKDITVNLSKLYSLKLFDVYLLTILPNQLDKVKFDNALVLTKRINEKTYAVIIIAPKGVLQKDKLEKEIGAKVFETPEGKAPYDVYNELQNKINELTRILEETRAKLKEKLKACGLHIKEIYGKLLTIRDALTIISRARVSEFYVQIEGYAPTKMIKKLKDQLKGEAFITERLPRRYGEKDKPPTLISLPKSIRVIESVVELYGTPSYWEISPIIFLIFTFPILFGLMFPDFGNALVVFLFAIWFYKYGKRKGSENTEKLSLVLIYSSIVAMITGLLAREFFGPVLVGGPREVFNNDSYPVGPLYYAWPVPVSVSDSLKYLIPFGNYSILSIEIENTMILSIFIGALALFVSSLLGVINAIDKKDPEFLFYEKLPLLILYTVPLIIFGYGFVDISDYFGKVECLLGGLLTNIFSFPPNLSTPTYALAYILILWVEIGLIYNWISKVILIKRHEGHVGLGAAIGMGFIEGGFEAGILLLSNTISFIRILVFALAHYYLLYAFSYMGLLVLYSSLPYVAAVIIAGIIIALGNLLAIALEGLIVFIQDMRLHFYEMFSKFYEGQGRKFMPVMNYVELEEGEKEIAKEGEVIEVKAV, translated from the coding sequence GTGATCCTTCCCGAGAGAATGAGTAGGGTACAGATTATAGCAAATAAAGAACTTTTAGATGACATAGTCACAAAAATTTTAAAATTCCAAAATTTTGAGCCTGAAGAACCGGAAGAGCCAATATCCAATGAAAGGTTTGAGGATGCTAGAAGAAAGCTTGGAATAATCCAAGAACATTTAAATAAATTCCAAATAATAATGGATCTAGCAGGAGTTACAATAGAACCAAAAGGAAAAATGAAGACAGGAAACTGGAATAAAATAGCTGACGAGGTAGATAATGAAGCAACACAAGAAGAGGAAAAATACAAGGAGTTACTAGAGGAAATTGGCAAGATAAAGAGCGAATTAGATTTATACAAGGCGCAGTTAAATGAAGTATTACCATTCAAGGATATAACAGTTAATTTAAGCAAATTATATAGCTTAAAGCTATTTGATGTATATTTACTCACTATTTTACCGAATCAACTAGATAAAGTGAAATTCGATAATGCACTAGTTCTTACTAAGAGAATAAATGAGAAAACTTACGCTGTAATTATCATAGCTCCCAAAGGAGTATTACAAAAAGACAAACTAGAAAAAGAAATAGGCGCAAAAGTTTTTGAGACTCCTGAAGGAAAAGCCCCTTATGACGTTTACAATGAACTCCAGAATAAGATTAATGAGTTAACTAGAATCTTAGAAGAAACTAGAGCAAAATTAAAAGAAAAATTGAAAGCTTGCGGACTTCATATAAAAGAAATTTATGGAAAATTGCTTACCATAAGAGATGCATTAACTATTATATCTAGAGCTAGAGTATCGGAGTTTTATGTTCAAATTGAAGGCTATGCACCAACTAAAATGATTAAAAAACTCAAGGACCAATTAAAAGGAGAAGCCTTCATTACCGAGAGATTGCCTAGGAGATATGGAGAAAAGGATAAACCACCAACGCTAATTAGCCTTCCAAAGAGTATAAGAGTAATAGAATCAGTTGTAGAACTTTACGGTACACCCTCCTATTGGGAAATTTCCCCAATAATATTCCTTATATTCACTTTTCCAATACTCTTTGGGCTAATGTTCCCAGACTTTGGTAATGCCTTAGTCGTATTTTTATTTGCGATATGGTTCTACAAATACGGTAAAAGGAAAGGTAGTGAGAATACAGAGAAGCTCAGCTTAGTGCTAATATATTCAAGCATAGTTGCAATGATCACTGGCTTGCTTGCTAGAGAATTTTTTGGACCCGTACTGGTAGGAGGCCCAAGAGAAGTTTTTAATAATGATAGTTATCCTGTAGGACCTTTGTATTACGCATGGCCAGTCCCAGTAAGCGTTTCTGATTCTCTAAAGTATCTGATACCTTTTGGTAATTATTCTATCCTATCTATAGAAATAGAAAATACAATGATATTATCAATATTCATAGGAGCGCTCGCACTATTTGTAAGCTCTTTACTTGGTGTTATTAATGCTATAGATAAGAAAGATCCAGAATTCTTATTTTACGAAAAATTACCTTTGTTGATTCTTTACACCGTACCGCTTATAATATTCGGCTACGGGTTTGTAGATATAAGTGATTATTTTGGAAAAGTAGAATGCTTACTGGGCGGCTTACTTACTAATATATTCAGTTTTCCACCTAATCTCTCAACGCCAACTTATGCTCTTGCTTATATACTAATATTATGGGTGGAAATTGGACTAATTTATAATTGGATAAGCAAAGTTATACTAATAAAGAGGCATGAAGGGCATGTAGGCTTAGGAGCTGCTATAGGAATGGGCTTTATAGAAGGAGGTTTTGAAGCAGGGATTTTACTACTTTCAAACACTATATCATTTATAAGAATTTTAGTATTCGCCTTGGCTCACTATTATTTATTATACGCCTTTAGTTACATGGGGCTCCTAGTATTATATAGTTCACTTCCTTATGTTGCTGCAGTAATAATAGCTGGAATAATAATAGCCTTAGGTAACTTACTAGCAATAGCATTAGAAGGATTAATAGTATTCATACAAGATATGAGACTTCACTTTTACGAAATGTTTAGTAAATTCTACGAAGGACAGGGAAGAAAATTCATGCCAGTAATGAATTATGTAGAACTAGAAGAAGGAGAAAAAGAAATAGCTAAAGAAGGAGAAGTTATCGAAGTAAAGGCGGTCTAA
- a CDS encoding V-type ATP synthase subunit F → MGKILLLGDRYTVSLFRMMGAEGKVVEDPYALEDEIKNVRKMEDVDLVLITKDLYDPVRERLESVISSQTKPLITVIPSPYSEAEPMDVRKLILRALGFG, encoded by the coding sequence ATGGGAAAAATTTTGCTTCTTGGAGATAGATATACGGTATCTTTATTTAGGATGATGGGGGCTGAAGGGAAAGTTGTTGAAGACCCCTATGCATTGGAAGATGAGATAAAAAATGTAAGGAAAATGGAGGACGTTGATCTTGTTTTAATTACAAAAGATTTATACGATCCGGTAAGAGAAAGGCTTGAAAGTGTTATATCTTCTCAAACAAAACCTTTAATTACAGTAATTCCTTCTCCTTATAGTGAAGCTGAACCTATGGATGTGAGAAAGTTGATTTTAAGGGCATTAGGTTTTGGGTGA
- a CDS encoding V-type ATP synthase subunit E — translation MELNDLLDYATKKVMEEIRENLEQALAEANKIIENKYNDILSDYDKKIRDLISKRKEQIEGEKAKLDVENKRAILNEENYWLQKVYDEVVKNINVVTSSKEYAEGLQSIIKKEISSSITKAKIICNKNDVEVVKKILKDNKLSADVEEDDNLLGGIKIYYPDVGLVKDYSLNLILSQVFESVKPKVAEILFGGENGR, via the coding sequence ATGGAATTGAATGATTTGCTCGATTACGCAACTAAAAAAGTAATGGAAGAGATAAGAGAAAATTTAGAGCAAGCATTAGCTGAGGCTAATAAGATAATTGAAAATAAATATAATGATATACTTTCAGATTATGATAAGAAAATAAGAGACCTAATTTCAAAGAGAAAGGAGCAAATAGAAGGTGAAAAAGCTAAACTCGATGTGGAGAATAAAAGAGCGATATTAAATGAAGAGAATTATTGGCTACAAAAGGTTTATGATGAGGTGGTTAAGAATATTAATGTAGTTACTTCTTCTAAAGAATACGCAGAAGGTTTACAGTCAATAATAAAGAAGGAGATCTCATCATCTATAACTAAAGCTAAGATAATATGTAATAAGAACGACGTGGAAGTAGTTAAGAAAATCCTTAAGGATAATAAGTTAAGTGCTGATGTAGAGGAAGATGACAATCTGTTAGGAGGAATAAAGATTTATTACCCTGACGTAGGACTTGTGAAGGATTATTCGTTAAATCTTATTTTAAGTCAAGTTTTTGAATCAGTTAAACCTAAAGTTGCAGAAATATTATTTGGTGGTGAAAATGGTAGGTAA